The following proteins come from a genomic window of Paenibacillus swuensis:
- a CDS encoding cation diffusion facilitator family transporter translates to MYDFHHQSHVKTQSRSKRTLWITLILTLFFTIVEIIGGLLSNSLALLSDSAHMISDVIALGLSMTAIYMATRPPNARFTFGYLRFEIIASFLNGLALAIIAIGIFIEGIRRFFNPEEIDLRLMLTIAVIGFIVNLVLTIVLSRSMKEEENLNVQSALWHFIGDLLSSLGVIVSAIIIYFTGLKFFDPLISMVIGVIIFTGGYKILREATLILMESVPEHFDLDEIRAAISQVEGVEDVHEMHLWAISSDHYSLTAHVFIDNKIQPFCIILAINETLQSKYGITHSTIQMEEANIHPHGEYGKEFLKQKQLEANETNK, encoded by the coding sequence ATGTATGATTTTCACCACCAGAGCCATGTGAAGACGCAATCCCGGTCCAAGCGGACATTGTGGATCACCTTGATTCTGACCCTCTTCTTTACGATTGTTGAAATTATCGGAGGACTCTTATCCAACTCCCTTGCCTTGTTGTCCGATTCCGCCCATATGATCTCGGATGTCATTGCGCTGGGACTTAGTATGACAGCCATCTATATGGCCACCCGCCCGCCTAATGCGCGGTTTACGTTCGGGTACTTGCGCTTCGAAATTATCGCTTCATTCTTGAACGGTTTGGCATTGGCGATCATAGCGATCGGGATATTTATCGAGGGGATTCGCCGATTTTTTAATCCCGAGGAAATTGATTTGCGGTTAATGTTAACGATTGCCGTCATCGGGTTTATCGTTAATCTGGTACTGACCATAGTACTGAGCCGCAGTATGAAGGAAGAAGAAAACCTCAACGTTCAAAGCGCCCTGTGGCACTTTATCGGAGATTTGTTAAGCTCGCTCGGTGTTATCGTCTCGGCAATTATCATCTATTTTACGGGATTGAAATTTTTTGATCCGTTGATCTCGATGGTTATCGGCGTCATCATCTTTACCGGCGGATACAAAATTCTACGGGAGGCCACACTGATTCTGATGGAATCCGTTCCGGAGCATTTTGATTTGGATGAAATTCGGGCAGCCATCTCCCAGGTTGAGGGTGTCGAAGATGTTCATGAAATGCATCTTTGGGCCATTTCTTCGGATCACTACTCACTAACGGCTCATGTATTTATTGATAATAAAATTCAACCGTTCTGTATCATCCTGGCCATTAATGAAACATTGCAAAGTAAATACGGTATTACACATTCCACCATTCAGATGGAAGAAGCCAATATCCATCCTCACGGAGAATACGGGAAGGAATTCCTCAAACAGAAACAGTTGGAGGCTAATGAAACTAACAAATGA
- a CDS encoding SDR family NAD(P)-dependent oxidoreductase: protein MDLTGKIVVITGASGGIGAETAVLVSARGAIPVLTGRNMAGMKSVAERLKGNQFGIYNIDVASYEDIVTVTNRIFQQYGTIDVWVNNAGFGIFESVTDCSMESFEEMMDVNYMGTVRCTKAVLPFMAAQGKGHIVNVASMAGKMATAKAAGYAATKHAVLGFTNGLRHELRKSGIQVSAVNPGPVATAFLDQADPSGRYLKKVGKIALRPEQVAAAIVKTIEGGRDEIDLPLLAGWGFRLYSLFPRWIDRVGERFLNRK, encoded by the coding sequence ATGGATTTAACAGGAAAGATTGTAGTTATTACAGGAGCATCAGGAGGGATCGGGGCGGAAACGGCCGTTCTTGTGTCTGCCAGAGGAGCGATTCCTGTATTAACCGGGAGAAACATGGCTGGCATGAAGTCCGTCGCTGAGAGATTGAAAGGAAATCAATTCGGAATTTATAACATCGATGTCGCTTCTTATGAAGATATCGTAACGGTAACGAACCGGATTTTTCAACAATATGGAACGATAGACGTATGGGTGAACAATGCTGGATTCGGGATTTTTGAAAGTGTGACGGATTGCAGTATGGAATCATTTGAAGAAATGATGGATGTTAATTATATGGGGACGGTAAGGTGCACTAAGGCGGTATTGCCATTCATGGCAGCTCAAGGTAAGGGGCACATTGTGAATGTGGCATCCATGGCTGGTAAGATGGCAACCGCCAAAGCAGCGGGATATGCGGCAACGAAACATGCTGTATTGGGCTTTACGAACGGATTGCGTCATGAGTTGCGGAAATCGGGCATTCAGGTGTCCGCTGTGAACCCGGGTCCGGTAGCTACGGCTTTTCTGGATCAGGCAGACCCTTCCGGACGTTATCTTAAAAAGGTAGGTAAGATAGCTCTGCGTCCCGAGCAAGTGGCTGCGGCGATTGTGAAGACAATAGAGGGTGGCCGGGACGAGATTGATTTACCTTTGCTTGCGGGTTGGGGGTTCAGGTTGTATTCATTGTTTCCTAGATGGATTGACAGGGTGGGGGAACGTTTCCTAAATCGCAAATAA
- a CDS encoding MFS transporter, with product MTYRTGEGAIEKKGDAGMNNKAVRSWVMYDWANSAYATTMIAAVLPIYYKDVAGVALGSKAEVYWGYSQSLAMFLVAVLAPLLGAIADYTGRKVWFLRLFSMIGILASFCFAFVGKGDYILASVLLIIGTIGYTGGNTFYDALLPDVAPKEERDRVSSRGYAYGYIGGGILLALNLAMIQQPGWFGLTNSTAATQWSFITVGLWWFGFSLPIFRHMKDVPLESGKRWTEYATVGWRRLIVTFKQIKQYPELLKYMIAFWFFSDGISTIISMATIYGRGIGIDTGDLIKALLITQFVGFPFAILFGKLAERLGSKKSLYLSLGVYMLIVMLGYYMTSAVHFYLLAFMVGTVQGGSQAIARSIFSRLVPAGRNAEFFGFLSVSSKFSAMVGPFVFALAAQLTGSTRIAILSLLLFFIIGIALLYRVNLEKGEQEAVMSDRKETNKSQELSM from the coding sequence ATGACGTACCGTACGGGTGAGGGAGCCATTGAGAAAAAGGGAGATGCCGGAATGAATAATAAAGCGGTGCGAAGCTGGGTTATGTACGATTGGGCGAACTCTGCTTATGCCACGACGATGATTGCTGCAGTATTACCCATCTACTATAAAGATGTTGCAGGCGTCGCATTAGGATCCAAGGCGGAAGTTTATTGGGGTTATTCGCAATCCTTGGCGATGTTCCTTGTGGCCGTTCTCGCTCCTTTGTTGGGGGCAATCGCGGATTATACGGGACGCAAAGTGTGGTTCTTACGTTTATTTTCCATGATTGGAATCCTGGCAAGCTTCTGTTTCGCGTTTGTAGGTAAGGGAGATTATATACTGGCGTCGGTTCTGCTGATTATCGGCACCATCGGGTATACCGGTGGAAATACGTTCTATGACGCGCTGTTACCTGATGTTGCTCCTAAAGAAGAGCGCGATCGGGTTTCGTCCAGAGGGTATGCCTATGGTTATATCGGCGGAGGTATCTTGTTGGCCCTCAACTTGGCCATGATCCAGCAGCCGGGATGGTTCGGACTTACGAACAGCACAGCGGCGACTCAGTGGTCTTTCATAACCGTAGGCTTATGGTGGTTCGGATTCTCCTTGCCGATTTTCCGGCATATGAAGGATGTTCCGCTGGAATCAGGGAAGCGTTGGACGGAATATGCCACTGTGGGCTGGCGGAGACTCATTGTAACATTCAAACAAATAAAGCAATATCCTGAATTGCTTAAATATATGATCGCGTTCTGGTTTTTCAGCGATGGGATCTCTACCATTATTTCAATGGCTACCATTTATGGCAGAGGAATCGGTATTGATACGGGAGATCTGATCAAAGCATTGCTGATTACGCAATTCGTCGGTTTTCCTTTTGCAATCCTGTTCGGTAAGTTAGCGGAGCGTCTTGGCTCCAAGAAATCGTTGTATCTTTCATTAGGAGTATATATGTTAATTGTTATGCTGGGTTATTACATGACTTCAGCCGTTCACTTTTATTTGTTGGCGTTTATGGTAGGCACGGTGCAGGGAGGAAGTCAGGCCATCGCAAGATCCATCTTCAGCCGATTGGTGCCCGCGGGTCGGAATGCAGAATTTTTTGGTTTTCTGAGTGTTTCCAGTAAATTTTCAGCAATGGTCGGACCTTTCGTCTTTGCATTGGCGGCTCAACTTACCGGCTCTACCCGAATCGCCATACTTTCGTTGCTGCTGTTCTTTATTATAGGGATTGCTTTACTTTATCGTGTTAATTTGGAAAAAGGGGAGCAAGAGGCCGTTATGTCAGATCGGAAGGAGACAAATAAGTCTCAGGAATTATCGATGTAG
- a CDS encoding cell wall hydrolase, with translation MLMLLVVILATVPFQATAEMPKLNTVKSPELQLEEGAYMENNRLYVPIRYVVEHGEAKAQWDKTKGKLTLRTAAGDVYSQTLNKYSMAFNNKVYMTDTRLVMKEGRTYLPVRDAAELMHKSAEWSVEEGTVSFEDVPLYVVQAGDTLKSISQELNIPAKWLKERNSLNSDALYTGQELKIVIPRLMEHQKHMKEFLLLAKLIESEAGGEPMKGKVAVGNVVMNRVEDPRFPDSIRDVIYAHNQFEVVANGAIDRKVPSADSLSAAQQALGGVNYVPQAVFFYNPSAVRSPFLESLDFVTDIGGHRFLS, from the coding sequence ATGTTGATGCTGTTGGTTGTAATTTTGGCTACTGTACCTTTTCAGGCCACGGCTGAAATGCCTAAGCTGAATACAGTGAAAAGTCCTGAATTGCAGCTTGAAGAAGGCGCCTATATGGAAAATAATCGACTGTACGTTCCGATCCGTTACGTTGTTGAACATGGCGAAGCGAAGGCGCAGTGGGACAAGACTAAGGGTAAATTAACCTTACGCACCGCTGCCGGAGATGTTTACTCGCAAACTTTAAATAAATACAGTATGGCGTTTAACAACAAAGTTTATATGACGGATACCCGACTGGTAATGAAGGAAGGCAGAACCTATCTGCCGGTCCGGGACGCAGCCGAACTCATGCACAAGTCAGCCGAGTGGAGCGTTGAGGAAGGAACGGTTTCTTTCGAGGACGTACCCTTATATGTTGTGCAAGCAGGCGATACCTTGAAATCCATCAGTCAAGAATTAAACATTCCGGCAAAATGGCTGAAAGAACGTAATAGCTTAAATAGTGACGCGCTTTACACGGGACAGGAGCTCAAAATCGTGATACCCCGATTGATGGAACACCAGAAACATATGAAAGAATTTTTGTTGCTGGCCAAATTAATCGAGTCCGAAGCCGGTGGTGAGCCCATGAAGGGGAAAGTTGCCGTAGGTAATGTGGTCATGAACCGGGTTGAAGATCCGCGTTTCCCGGATTCGATTCGAGACGTGATCTACGCTCATAATCAATTCGAAGTCGTGGCCAATGGCGCCATTGATCGTAAAGTACCGAGCGCCGACTCACTGTCCGCGGCACAGCAAGCGCTTGGTGGCGTGAATTATGTTCCCCAAGCCGTATTCTTCTATAACCCGTCCGCGGTCCGCAGCCCATTTCTTGAAAGTCTGGATTTCGTAACCGATATCGGCGGACACCGCTTCTTATCCTAA
- a CDS encoding histidinol-phosphatase: MKFDLHTHHDRCGHAQGEIRDYIEAGIRNGLQVIGISDHSPYFGSSTDRPQPGIAMAKSEFPNYVKEVLRLKEEYQGKIEVLLGMESDFFPEHLESYRKVYDQYPFDYIIGSVHLSGGVSIFNKKRWKGLTDQDQILHKEEYYDLIAQSARSGAFQILGHIDAMKGYYPAFTDIQTEAVEKTIQIIGEHDLAIEINTSGKTKDVGGWYPSDTMLELCLHYGVHVTFGSDSHIPGRVGDDWEEVRAKLKEIGYKEWVFFRQKKMVSVAL; the protein is encoded by the coding sequence ATGAAATTTGATCTTCATACTCATCACGATCGCTGCGGGCACGCGCAAGGCGAAATCCGCGATTATATCGAAGCAGGCATTCGCAACGGTTTGCAAGTCATCGGCATCTCGGATCACTCTCCTTATTTCGGAAGCAGCACCGATCGACCACAGCCGGGCATCGCCATGGCAAAGAGTGAATTTCCCAACTATGTTAAGGAAGTTCTCAGGCTTAAAGAGGAGTACCAAGGGAAAATTGAAGTTCTGCTTGGCATGGAATCCGACTTTTTTCCTGAACATTTGGAGAGCTATCGTAAAGTATATGATCAATATCCGTTCGATTATATTATCGGATCCGTTCATCTGTCCGGCGGCGTCAGCATATTCAACAAAAAACGTTGGAAAGGATTGACCGATCAGGATCAAATTCTACATAAAGAAGAATATTATGATCTGATTGCCCAGTCCGCTCGAAGCGGCGCTTTTCAGATTCTCGGCCATATTGATGCGATGAAAGGCTACTACCCTGCATTCACGGACATTCAAACAGAAGCGGTGGAGAAAACCATTCAAATCATTGGGGAGCATGATCTTGCCATTGAAATTAACACCTCAGGTAAAACAAAAGATGTCGGCGGCTGGTATCCGTCTGATACCATGCTAGAGCTCTGTTTACATTACGGCGTGCACGTAACCTTCGGCTCCGACTCCCATATTCCTGGACGCGTTGGCGATGACTGGGAGGAAGTTCGCGCGAAGCTTAAAGAGATCGGTTATAAGGAATGGGTGTTTTTCCGTCAAAAGAAAATGGTGAGCGTTGCTCTGTAA
- a CDS encoding DEAD/DEAH box helicase has protein sequence MTTTTTFGSLNVKDDYVRILEEQDIVQPSYIQEQAIPAVAAGKDVVAQSQTGTGKTLAYLLPLLQRIDPSLKQLQGVILVPTRELGMQILREIEMLHPDQSILGQALIGGVSLQRQIEKLRLHPQLIVGTPGRVLELIKTRKLKMHGVKTIVVDEVDQVFDLGSMEEVETIFRSALRDRQIVFFSATIPAAMEEVITRWMSEPERISIQPAQRTAETLEHLYFVCDEREKIDHLRRIVRIYNPKAAIVFVNEINSLAEILNKIRYVGLSIEALHGEADKQERAHVLQSFRDGKFQLLLATDVAARGLDIKGVTHVINLDPPIDSDHYVHRVGRTGRMGRAGTAISIVTAKERFIINKFSKQLAIDISEKDMYQGNIVDASQARPQKKERGAHGTSKMDGKAAPVAERGRQGTSASLEEKRQGVLKSNVAPASAKSGRGASPDTPKRKADRERDRKNKGAPKWLKAKGKQE, from the coding sequence ATGACAACAACAACAACTTTTGGCTCCTTGAACGTGAAAGACGACTATGTGCGGATTCTGGAGGAGCAGGACATCGTTCAACCCAGCTACATTCAAGAGCAAGCGATTCCGGCCGTAGCCGCCGGTAAAGACGTAGTAGCGCAATCCCAGACAGGGACAGGAAAAACGTTAGCTTATCTGCTGCCCCTTCTGCAACGCATAGACCCAAGCTTGAAACAGCTACAAGGGGTCATACTCGTGCCGACCCGGGAGTTAGGCATGCAAATCCTGCGCGAGATCGAAATGCTGCATCCGGATCAATCCATCCTGGGACAGGCGCTGATCGGCGGCGTTTCCTTGCAAAGGCAGATCGAGAAGCTTCGTCTGCACCCACAGCTTATTGTTGGGACTCCCGGTCGTGTGCTGGAACTGATCAAGACCCGTAAGCTGAAGATGCACGGAGTCAAGACCATCGTTGTGGACGAGGTCGATCAGGTCTTTGATCTGGGCAGTATGGAGGAAGTGGAGACGATTTTCCGTAGCGCGCTGCGAGACCGCCAAATTGTATTTTTCTCGGCGACCATCCCGGCGGCTATGGAGGAAGTCATCACCCGTTGGATGAGTGAACCGGAACGAATCAGCATCCAACCTGCCCAGAGAACGGCGGAGACGTTGGAACATCTGTATTTTGTATGTGACGAAAGGGAAAAAATTGATCATCTCCGGCGTATTGTGCGCATTTACAATCCGAAAGCCGCTATCGTCTTTGTGAATGAGATCAACAGTCTCGCTGAGATACTGAATAAGATCAGATATGTAGGATTGTCAATTGAGGCTCTTCATGGGGAAGCGGATAAACAGGAGAGAGCGCATGTGCTGCAAAGCTTCCGCGACGGCAAGTTTCAGCTGCTGCTCGCCACGGATGTAGCCGCGCGCGGACTGGACATCAAAGGGGTGACCCATGTCATTAATCTGGACCCTCCGATTGACAGCGATCATTATGTCCACCGCGTTGGACGTACGGGACGAATGGGTCGGGCAGGTACGGCGATATCGATCGTGACAGCTAAGGAACGATTCATCATCAACAAGTTTTCCAAGCAGCTGGCCATCGACATTTCGGAGAAGGACATGTATCAAGGAAACATTGTGGATGCCTCCCAAGCTCGCCCGCAGAAGAAGGAACGAGGGGCTCACGGCACTTCCAAGATGGACGGGAAAGCAGCTCCTGTTGCTGAACGTGGCCGTCAAGGAACCAGCGCTTCGCTTGAGGAAAAGCGACAAGGCGTGTTGAAGAGTAACGTTGCCCCAGCTTCAGCCAAATCTGGGCGTGGCGCATCCCCGGACACGCCTAAACGAAAAGCGGACCGGGAACGAGACCGCAAAAACAAAGGCGCGCCGAAATGGCTGAAAGCCAAAGGAAAACAGGAATAA
- a CDS encoding LysR family transcriptional regulator codes for MNINQLETLITISKTMSFRKAGEILNLTQPAVSAQIKSLEDEFKTVLVDRNQPVTLTDRGQVFLDHAVQILQVVDELKQKLSDLDQIPQGHIHLGTTTSIAIQILPRVLSYFQNQFPLIKTTIHSLNSSQIMANVESGVVDLGIGYLHDKIPGLETSVLYYDTFELVVSPDHPMSHLRHTTADNLKDIPFIMLAQDSAGRKFADQMFKKFSIVPNIVMELSSSEEVKRMVELNLGAAIISKLSIATELRLGTLKAIQVNELQVSHPVGIIYKSGRYLNSAMQQFLSDLKGMPETQFIGSE; via the coding sequence TTGAATATAAACCAGCTGGAGACTTTAATTACGATTTCCAAAACCATGAGCTTTCGCAAAGCAGGTGAAATTCTTAACTTGACCCAGCCTGCTGTTTCCGCGCAAATTAAAAGTCTGGAAGATGAGTTCAAGACCGTATTAGTTGATCGTAATCAACCTGTGACGTTAACGGACAGGGGTCAGGTGTTCCTGGATCATGCTGTCCAAATTCTGCAGGTTGTGGATGAGCTGAAGCAGAAGTTATCGGATTTGGACCAGATTCCGCAAGGTCACATTCACCTGGGTACGACCACATCCATCGCGATTCAAATTCTTCCCAGAGTCCTTTCCTATTTCCAGAATCAGTTTCCGTTAATCAAGACGACGATTCATTCCCTGAACTCTTCCCAGATTATGGCCAATGTCGAGAGCGGGGTTGTGGATTTGGGCATCGGCTACCTGCATGACAAGATTCCCGGACTTGAAACATCCGTGCTTTATTATGATACGTTTGAACTTGTGGTCTCTCCGGATCACCCTATGAGCCATCTTCGTCATACCACAGCGGACAACCTGAAGGATATCCCCTTCATTATGTTGGCGCAAGATTCGGCGGGAAGAAAGTTTGCGGATCAGATGTTCAAGAAATTCAGTATCGTGCCCAATATCGTAATGGAGCTGTCATCCAGTGAAGAAGTCAAGCGTATGGTAGAACTCAACTTGGGCGCTGCCATCATATCCAAGCTCTCCATCGCCACTGAACTGCGTTTGGGCACACTGAAAGCCATTCAGGTAAATGAATTACAAGTGAGTCATCCTGTGGGTATTATATATAAGTCAGGACGATATCTGAACTCGGCCATGCAACAATTTTTGAGCGATCTGAAAGGGATGCCTGAAACGCAATTTATTGGCTCTGAATAG
- a CDS encoding EamA family transporter gives MIWFIAAIGSAVLFGTAGFFMKVSQMKQGSMPHMLLGLYTAGSVGFLVNAWVEGSLDWGNGEYWLAGLIIGVGSAFGNVVFMKALDHGPASLTSPLMNLNILVVVLLSTVVYHEPVGLFESIGVVLLLGGAVLLSMRRGGSDSSVSPLWFVLVMLAVLLFAIRNGGLKVTAALGLENTPILFISYFLSVFWFAFAARRLRLRGETTAITRKTGWIWGLLTGLFSYGGLQLYSLALQNWKASIVAPIFSANGLIMVLGSTWIYKERLTGKQKIALMLLLAGLITIRL, from the coding sequence ATGATATGGTTTATAGCTGCGATCGGCAGTGCCGTCCTATTCGGCACCGCCGGTTTTTTTATGAAAGTAAGTCAGATGAAGCAAGGTTCCATGCCTCACATGCTTCTCGGCTTGTATACCGCGGGGTCAGTCGGATTCCTTGTCAACGCATGGGTTGAAGGCAGCCTGGACTGGGGGAACGGCGAATATTGGCTCGCAGGGCTCATCATTGGAGTCGGCTCCGCTTTTGGCAACGTCGTCTTTATGAAAGCGCTGGATCACGGACCTGCCAGCCTGACCTCTCCGCTGATGAACTTGAATATACTAGTTGTCGTCCTGCTGTCCACTGTGGTGTATCATGAGCCCGTAGGTTTGTTCGAATCCATTGGTGTCGTCTTGTTGTTAGGGGGGGCTGTATTGCTTTCTATGCGCAGAGGCGGAAGTGATTCGTCTGTAAGTCCTTTATGGTTTGTGCTGGTAATGCTCGCTGTGTTGCTGTTCGCCATACGAAACGGCGGGCTGAAAGTAACCGCTGCGCTGGGTCTTGAGAATACCCCGATTCTGTTCATCAGTTACTTCTTATCGGTGTTCTGGTTCGCCTTTGCTGCACGCAGGTTGAGACTGCGCGGTGAGACAACTGCTATTACCCGTAAGACCGGCTGGATCTGGGGGTTGTTAACCGGCCTATTCTCATACGGCGGACTTCAGTTATATTCGCTTGCCTTGCAGAATTGGAAAGCAAGTATCGTCGCACCTATCTTCTCCGCCAACGGATTGATTATGGTGCTTGGATCGACTTGGATCTATAAGGAACGGTTAACCGGTAAGCAAAAAATAGCCCTGATGTTGTTACTGGCCGGATTAATCACGATAAGATTATGA
- a CDS encoding SDR family oxidoreductase produces MDRNRILEGQVAIITGGGSGIGRSTALLLGKQGAKIGLLDRSEDEAAKVKEQIERDGGECIVVDTDVSLAEQVEAGVRQIAEQWGRIDIVFANAGINGTWTPIEDLSPEDWDQTHQINLKGTFMTVKYAVPYLKRQGGSVIITSSVNGTRIFSNIGASAYSASKAGQVAFAKMAALELAQDKIRVNVICPGAIETNIGENTNRTEEAEEAAIPVEYPEGSQPLEGKSGSAEQVAELVLFLASPPSSHITGAQIFIDGAESLLIG; encoded by the coding sequence ATGGACAGAAATCGAATTCTTGAAGGACAAGTAGCGATTATCACTGGCGGGGGATCCGGCATCGGACGGAGCACTGCTCTGTTGCTTGGTAAACAAGGAGCCAAAATAGGCTTATTGGACCGTTCAGAAGATGAAGCGGCTAAAGTTAAAGAACAAATTGAGCGGGACGGAGGAGAATGCATAGTCGTTGACACTGACGTATCTCTAGCCGAGCAGGTGGAAGCTGGAGTCCGACAGATCGCGGAGCAATGGGGTCGCATCGATATTGTGTTTGCGAACGCAGGAATTAACGGGACTTGGACCCCGATCGAAGATCTCTCGCCAGAAGACTGGGATCAGACCCATCAGATTAATTTGAAGGGAACCTTTATGACTGTGAAATATGCTGTGCCGTATTTAAAGCGCCAAGGCGGCAGTGTCATCATAACGAGTTCCGTGAACGGAACGCGAATCTTCTCCAATATCGGAGCCAGCGCTTACAGCGCAAGTAAAGCAGGGCAAGTTGCTTTTGCCAAGATGGCGGCACTCGAGCTGGCCCAGGATAAAATTCGCGTAAATGTCATATGCCCCGGCGCGATCGAAACGAATATCGGCGAAAACACCAATCGGACAGAAGAGGCGGAAGAGGCAGCCATTCCGGTGGAATACCCGGAAGGCAGTCAACCGCTGGAAGGGAAGTCAGGCTCGGCCGAACAGGTTGCGGAGCTTGTATTATTCCTGGCTTCCCCTCCTTCCTCGCATATTACCGGCGCACAGATTTTCATTGACGGCGCGGAATCCTTGCTTATCGGTTAA
- a CDS encoding MBL fold metallo-hydrolase, which yields MLNTEVPHEGAAFWHLGQESLVVKRNGLTIYFDPYLSNSIDEKYGGAPRNFPTPLKPEEVTNADYVFLTHEHPDHLDPVSVQGIAKASPQARFVVPQPLRNNLVQLDIAEERIIGAIAGTPLELEGMTVHSVACKHEEYETDEQGNHKFLGYILNWDGFNLYHAGDTVIFPELLENLKSMRIEVACMPINGHDFKRFGQNLMGNMTFREAADLTDFIGADLIIPMHYDLFAGNTENPAYFVDYIHRAYPGQPFKMFVPGERMLYLSNRL from the coding sequence ATGCTAAATACAGAGGTACCGCACGAAGGTGCCGCCTTCTGGCACTTGGGTCAGGAGAGTCTGGTTGTGAAACGGAACGGACTTACGATTTATTTTGACCCCTACTTAAGCAATTCCATCGATGAGAAATACGGCGGCGCGCCCCGTAACTTTCCCACGCCCCTCAAGCCTGAGGAAGTCACGAACGCCGACTATGTATTCCTGACCCACGAACATCCCGACCATCTGGATCCGGTCAGTGTGCAGGGGATCGCCAAAGCATCGCCGCAAGCCCGATTTGTTGTACCACAGCCATTACGCAACAATCTTGTTCAGTTGGATATCGCGGAAGAGCGCATCATTGGTGCCATTGCAGGAACTCCGCTAGAATTGGAAGGTATGACGGTTCATTCGGTAGCTTGCAAACATGAAGAGTATGAAACCGACGAGCAGGGAAATCATAAATTTCTAGGCTATATTTTGAACTGGGACGGATTTAATTTATACCACGCGGGGGATACGGTGATTTTCCCTGAGCTCCTGGAGAATTTAAAATCCATGCGAATTGAAGTCGCCTGTATGCCCATCAACGGACACGACTTTAAGCGCTTCGGCCAAAACCTTATGGGTAATATGACCTTTAGGGAAGCAGCGGATTTAACGGATTTCATAGGCGCCGATCTGATTATTCCGATGCATTACGATTTATTTGCGGGAAATACCGAGAATCCGGCCTATTTTGTAGATTATATTCACCGCGCCTACCCCGGACAGCCCTTCAAGATGTTTGTGCCCGGCGAACGGATGTTATATTTGTCGAACCGGCTGTAA
- a CDS encoding chemotaxis protein CheX, which produces MKAEYINPFLESAKVVIEQVVNIRPSTGQLGIKDVKFVEKYVWIQIGMTGQMTGDIVFGLHEEVALKLVSAMMGGFQITEMDELTQSAISELGNMISGNASTMLFNQGVRVDITPPKIVQSATAAGFTPKKALTIPLMIEGIGELDIQVLIT; this is translated from the coding sequence ATGAAAGCTGAATACATTAATCCGTTTTTGGAGTCTGCTAAGGTCGTAATCGAGCAAGTCGTGAATATTCGTCCTTCTACAGGGCAATTAGGAATTAAAGATGTTAAGTTTGTTGAGAAGTACGTGTGGATTCAGATCGGCATGACGGGACAGATGACCGGAGATATCGTATTCGGACTTCATGAGGAAGTAGCCTTGAAGCTCGTTTCCGCTATGATGGGCGGCTTTCAGATTACCGAGATGGACGAGCTGACACAAAGCGCCATCAGCGAATTGGGCAATATGATTAGCGGCAATGCGAGCACAATGCTGTTTAATCAGGGCGTGCGTGTTGATATTACTCCGCCGAAGATTGTGCAATCCGCAACGGCAGCAGGCTTCACACCGAAGAAAGCATTGACCATTCCCTTAATGATTGAAGGCATTGGCGAACTTGATATTCAAGTATTAATTACATAG